Genomic window (Lycium barbarum isolate Lr01 chromosome 2, ASM1917538v2, whole genome shotgun sequence):
TTGAAGTGTTCAATAGGAATTAGTTATAGTTGAGATGCCAAAATGAAAAATTCAGTtaagtttagggggctatctatgtATTTACTATTGTCATTGTTCACTTTTGCTCGTTCAAAATTCACTAAATCGATTTAAGTTAATATTGCGTCAATCTCACCAGGCTTAATActcagatggacccttaaacttgacatgttttgtaagataggcatataaacttataaggtgaccagatagacacttaaacttactcaaagtgtatttttcaagtttttcagttgttttgaaaacaaaaactatatttttcaaacactcacaattttcatggccaaataagccctaaatatatcacaaaatattttttttaaaatacaaaaataaggcaaacgcatatacatgagactataaatgtgcacttaaatcaataaatactcgctaatcgcaattttgcatcTTTCaagtaactcggttttttttttacacttgaataattaaaaaacaataactttaaccaataaaaatccttaaaaaaagaaatttcaaattaagaaatttcttttttttaaggattttcttctcggctttacagttttcttaatttgaaatttcttttacacttgaaatactgaacttagaaatttcttaatttgaaatttctttttttaaggatttttattggttaaagttattgttttttaattattcaagtgtaaaaaaaaaaaccgagttacttgaaagctgcaaaattgcgattagcgagtatttattggtttaagtgcatatttatagtctcatgtatatgcgtttgccttatttttgcattttaaaaaaaatattttgtgatatatttagggcttgtttggccatgaaaattgtgagtgtttgaaaaatatagtttttgttttcaaaacaattgaaaaacttgaaaaatacactttgagtaagtttaagtgtctatctggtcaccttataaatttatatgcctatcttacaaaacatgccaagtttaagggttcatctaggtattaagccatcTCACCACGAAGTAGCTCTTCCTATTAAAGGCTTCTTCAATTTCACGACTCGAATTTCAAAAAATTCAATCACCCCGTCACACTCCTCCTCACTTGATAGTATTCACTTTCCTGTCTCATTTTATACTTGGCAATGATCAAAAAATGACAAAACTAGTTCCTTTTGCTACTGTCCTAACTCCAAGGACATTTCCTTATGGTTCTTCATAAATAGAGcatcaagaaaataaagaaacTTAGGCCAAAAACTTAGAAAGACTTAGGCCAAAAACTTAGAATTTCACTTGACGTGATATGATGGGATTCCTAAAAGTCCTCTTCTCCAATTCTAAACTAATTCCTAGAAGTGCTAGTACACAACCACTTGGCCAATTCCATGCACTTCTTGGTTTTTCATCAAAAAGCCTTTTATCATTTTCCCGGTTTGAGTCAACCAACATAATGAAAGAGCAACCTTCTCTTTTTGcagaacatgatgatgatgattattttCAGGTTATTATCACTTTACTAAGTTCTATGCACTCATTTTTCTTTGATAATTTGTACAGACAATCTTGAGTTGGGCAAGTTTATTTTCTGCTTCACAGAAGCATGCTGCTCTGCATGGAAAAACATTAAAATTCCGCTTTATGTCTGTGAAAAACAGGGCATAGTGGAGAAAAAGATGTATAAGCGACACCAATTAGTTAGGACTAAGTTTTAGTCATATTAGTATGTTTACCGATGTTCTCTAGGAGTCGTTTAGTCTCGTCAGAGATTTATATGTCAGTAGAAATATAAAACTTCTAGCATATTCTTGTAActttttttatgttttaatttCATTTTATATACTACTGGACTGAGCTGAGATGAGCTTAAATGTAGCGACATAGACAATGAGAATTCATATAGCAGGCACCAACTTGCTTGATACTGAGGCACACTTATTATTGCTATATGGTTTCAAAGCTTACTAAATATGAATTGGCAGGACATGGATTTCCCTGGAGGGAAGGTTCCAATTACTCCTCAAATGAAATTTATTTCAGAGTCATCTGAAAAGAGGTTACCTTGTTATAGAGTCCTTGATGATGATGGTTATCCAATTCCAGGCAGCATCTTTGAGGAGGTATGCAATTTTTTTTCAAGTGTAGTTAGTTAGAATTCCATTTCTATTCAAGTGAAAAAATGACTGAATTTTGATGCATTTATTGGATGTAAATGTGGTTAGGTGAGCAAAGAACTAGCAGTAAAGATGTATAGCTCAATGGTAACACTTCAGACAATGGATACCATTTTTTATGAAGCACAAAGGCAGGGGAGATTATCTTTCTATCTCACAACTGCTGGAGAAGAAGCTATCAACATAGCATCTGCTGCTGCTCTCAGCTTAGACGACTTTGTGTTGCCTCAGGTACTTGCTTTTATTCATAGACGAGTTCAAGATCTAAAGTGAGTGGTTCAGGCTGAGaatatattaaataaataaaagtgtgcTCTCTTTAACAACTTAAAGTTTTGAATGAAATTGTCACATACTTCAACATGATATCAAAGCAGATAGATGTCTTGCAATCGAATATCACCGCCACCTATTATCAAAAAAAGTTGCACGTGCTTGGCCCATGGAAAAAGAATCAGGCTCACGCGTAAGGGGGCTTGTTGAAAATATAactaagtaaataaaagtgttcTCTCTCTAACAACtttaaacttttagatgagatggtcgcACACTTCAACAATTCAAAAGAAAGTGTGATCATTTTATAGGTATACATTCTAAATTTTGTCTGCATATACGAGCCGAAAGCAATGGGTTTGGcactttctcttttcttttctcctaatTCTACTAGATTTTGTTCCTTTTTTGGGATTTTTTAACCTTCAGTTGTTGGTTTGCCTTTGAGATGAGTTATCGAACACATTTAATTAGCATTAGCATAATGATTGAACCATTGGATCCaaagtctttttatttatgtTTGTGTTATTATATTTTAACAATAGTTTTAACATGTTGTACATCGCAGTACAGGGAAGTAGGGGTTATATTTTGGCGCGGCTATCCCCTGCAACAGATTGCCAATCAATTGTTCGGAAACAAGTTTGATTATGGAAAAGGAAGGCAAATGCCATGCCACCATGGTTCTAATGAGCTAAATTACCTTACTGTTTCTTCGCCAATAGCGTAAGCATGTCAAAGTTTTTAGCATTGTCCTTTCTCTCCTTTTCCCTAAAGATTCAGGATATTCCATCTAATTAATTTTCTGCTCCAAATTCCATTTCCCTCAGAACACAGATTCCTCAGGCCGCAGGCGTTGCTTATTCTCTCAAAATGGATAAAAAGGAGGCTTGTGCTGTCGTTTTTCTTGGAGATGGTAGCACCAGTGAGGTGATTAAATTAGAGTCTTTTTATTTTTGGCTCGTTGACCTAAATTAATTACAGGCAGTAGCCAaaatatacataacatatgcgtTGATTAcgtatatatcatgtatattatatctatatttatgtatactatatgtatatttatacttaatatacaaaacctatacattttcTGGCTATATATTTTGAATGGTCAAATTAATTAACGTGACATTCAGAGTGTCTTTTACTTTAATGGCTGATTTTCTCTTGATATAATTTGCAGGGAGATTTCCATGCTGGTTTAAACTTTGCAGCAGTATTGGATGCTCCTGTTGTCTTTATATGCCGCAACAATGGATGGGCCATCAGTACACCTATAAACGAACAATTTCGAAGTATTTTTTCAACTCATTTTTTGATACCTAAAGCGCCCTTTACTAGTAATTTTCTCCATCTTGCTTAAGGTAGATTTTCCTTCGTCTTGTTATGGCAGGTGATGGAATCGCCTCTAAAGGAGTAGCGTATGGTATTAGAAGTATCCGTGTGGATGGCAACGATGCCTTGGCAACTTATAGTGCTATTCGTGCAGCTCGCGAAATGGCAATTAAGGAACAAAGGCCAATAATAGTAGAGGTAAAGACCAATATTAGTTCGAGTTACAAGGCATGTTATGAAATCTGCAATAGAATAATCTTAGAAGTGCTATAGAAACAACCATTCTTTTAGGAAATTCATACTAAAAATTTCAACTTTTCTGTAACTTTTAGGCCATGACTTATAGAGTATCTCACCATTCAACATCTGATGATTCAACCAAGTATCGACCCGTGGAGGAAATAGAGCACTGGAAAACAGCGAAAAGCCCAATATCAAAATTCAGAAAATATATTCAAAGAAATGGCTGGTGGAATGATGAGAATGAATCCGAACATCGTGGAGACATCAGAAAACAGGTTGAAAATTCAAGAACCATATATGGCAGAACAACATTGATTTTCATCTGATATATCTGGTAAAAGTTCATAATGTTTTTATTCTTCTTGTTGAATTAGGTGTTGCAAGCAATTCAAGCAGCAGAGAAGGTAAATAAATCTTCATTGACAGATTTGTTTACAGATGTTTATGATAAACTGCCATTAAATCTTCAAGACCAAGAGAAATCCCTTAGAGATGCTGTAAAGAGATCACCAAAAGAATATCCTTCGGATGTTCCTATATAGGCTAATAATGTGTTACTATGATAACATGTAATGGCTACAAGTCAACTCTGGAATTGCCAGAGTTCTTTATGTTACATATAGCTACATTAGTTTATAAATAAAAGTTCTTTAACAAATTCTCGCCTTCCTCTCTCGTCTAATATATGTTAATGGGAAGTAAATTCTTGAGATGTGAGTCAAATCAAGCTTGTTAAAGCACTATAACTATTGATAATGAAGCCATAGCTTGCATAATTCGTTAAGTGATATTTGGCCTAAGAAGTGCTAATAATGATAGCACCAATGTGTCATACTCCTTGCTCAATCCAAAAAGAACATTGTCAATAAAGAATCAAAACTTGAAACAAGAGAATTGTTGGCACAGGAGAGTCATTAATCTTTTATGGTGTTTCCCCTTCAACTAAATAATGTTTAAATCTCAATTATCGAGGAATGGAAATGGAACTTGAGTGGAACTATAAACCAAGGGTAACAACCCATACTTTTTTTTCTTGACCTTGAATGTGCACATGATGCTAAATATGTTGAACTTAGCCATTTTAATGTGTTGGAGATGATATTTGACGCGATATGAGTGTAGGTACTTGGACATTTGCATTTTTTGGCTCAAAAGGAAAAATGCAAGATTTGTGTACTACTACTTGGCATGGTTCTTGCTCAAATATTCAGTGCTTTCCTTGAAAATTCCAATGTTTAATTCTTTTAAATTCTGTAAATTTGTGTACGAGAGGCTTTTGCTTTGTACATATACTATTCACAGAGATCATTCAGTGGCCAAACTGCCTATTTTTCTATTCACTTTTTTCCAGTTTAATCATCTTGTATATGAGGTCCACCAGTAGAGGCGAATTTATGTATTAattttgggtcacgtgaacaTATAGTCACTCGACTAAACttaatatattatgtgtataattctgaaaatatttCTAGTATTATctgaaggaacacatggtcaaactaGGCCGATTGAAGCATTAGTTAGGAGCTTTGTTTATTTCCTCAACTCCTGCACGTTCTATGCTTTATTTTCTAAAGCATCTTTTTAgctttcttttttatattattctaaatcccttttcttctataattctaattactcaaaagtaaaaaaaacgtgtttcttttttatattacatctaatgaatttttttctttatttctaattacccaagtcccaaaaggcaaaagaaatcaaaaaatCCCATAGCTAATGGTGAACGCATCCTCTTGAAATCCTGAATTCGCCTTTGTCCACCAGCCTAGACTAATTTGGATTTGGATAAGCCCACCAAAGGAGTAAAGTGTCCTCTATACCTAAGTTCTCAGTTTCCAGGACTTCTGGCACGCCCCAAAACTGGGGTGAGACGACGTGATTGATACCTGACACTAACTATCTATCGAGCGAATCCTGAACTAACTAACAAAGTAGATTATATCACGTGAACTGTCTGAATCAACTTAAAAGGCCAACATTTTTAGTATTTTCTTGTGGTGTGCGGTTGCAAGGGTTGGTTTCAACAGCACGGACAAAATCAAGTATCACAAACCCtgtcaaaaaaataaattgaaatgcGTCCATACAAAACTTGCTATACAGACGGTTATAAATTAGATgaagagaatagaaagaaaagactTGAGGCTTGATATTATCACTGTCGCAAAAGAGTGATTGCCTGTCTATGTGATTAGCAGACAACGCTCCTTTGAGATACAACAAGCTTATTTTTAGTTGAATTAAAAATGACAGATATGGAGTAATTACTTCTTTATTTATAGAGAAGATAAGTAGTGGAATATTTTACTAGTGGTACCCATTTCAATAGTGGTACCCAAAACAAGTTTTCAAAGATGATACCTATTTCATCTATGGTACCCAAACTAGTTATTTCAACTGTAATACCCaagtaatttaaaatattattacTCCAATATTACAAACTATATAACAATCCCTCACTAGTTTGTAATACTACTCCTAATATCATACATAATAGAAAGTATCTCATAGATTTGAACTTTCTAGTAGTGTAAATATTTTAAAGTTTAGATGAAGTTATTGATATTACTAAGAATTGAACCATAACTCCCTTGTGCCTAAACCGAAAACATCACATGCGTGATATATTATCTAGCCACTTCAAGTCACATATTCTCTCAAGCACTTAAAGGTCGTGCACTAATCCCGATTCATGAATACTTACAAGAGCAAACCTTATTAACTCTTGTTGAAGCGGCACCACTCATGTATTCATATAGGTAAAAATGTTTTACGTCCCTGTTACTCCAGACATTTGACATTTTCATTAAGAGCTCTTGCTCATCCTCTCCCTGTAACAGTATGCACTGATCATCCTAGGACAAGGCTTAAAGATTTGATGCTTTTCTTTTCAGTGCTCAAAACGACATTAATAGATTGTTTTTACCCATTAAAACTTTATTGTTAGTTTTGCTAACTCAAGGTTGGGTTCCTTAATAATGTACTTATAGTTAAGGTTTTTAACCCCATCCCATTAGATGTTTTTATTGTAGCATCTCTAGGAAGTGCTTTTGTAAGCTGATATGCTAAATTCTTGCAAGTTTTAACATATATAGTTGTCATGACACCACTTATGTGCAATTCTTTCAAATAGGCATGCCGCAGACTAATATGTCTAGGCTTTCCATTGTATATCTTATTATGAGCAATGCTCAACGTTGCCTCATTATCACAATATATGGGAATGGGTGGCATTGGTTGTGGCCACAACTTTATATCTAATAACATGTTTCTCAGCCTTTCAGCTTCTTTTCCAGCAGCTACTAATGCCAAAAATTCTGATTCCATTGTAGAATGAGTAATACAAGACTGCTTCTTTGATACCCAACTTATTGCACCTCCTCCCAATGTAAAAATCCATCCCGATGTGAATTTTTTTATCATCATCATTGGTTATCCAATTAGCATCAGAGAACCCTTCTAACGTGCTAGGAAAATCATTATAACATAATCCAACATTCTTTGTTTTATTTAAATAAATAACCGAGCActcttgaaatagctttccaatgttCAACACTTGGTTTACTTGTATATCTTGAAAGTTTGCAAATTGCTATGTGTTGCATACATAATACTTTCAATAGCACTAGCATATTCCAATTATGCTACTACCCTTCCATTATTTTCAGTCAACTTTATACTTGAATCTAAAGTTTGATTTCCAAGTGACTAAATTTTCAAATCACACTTTCTATGTAATGTGATTGATTTAAGGAGATGCCTTTATCACTTTTCTTGATCTTAATTCCAAGAATGGTGTCAACTTCATTAAGAACTTTCATTTTAAAGACTGAATTAAGATACTTTTTAGTATCATTAACTCTAAGCATGTTTGTACCAAAAATCAATAAGTCATTCACATAAAGACTTATTATGACACCATAATCTTTTGTAAACTTAGAGTAAATGCATTTATCAGCATTATTATGTACAAATTCATATGAGAAAATGACATTATCAAATTTCTCATGCCACTGTTTTGGAGCTTGCTTTAACCCATAAAGGGATTTTACTAATTTACAAACTTTATTCTCATTTCCAAGAAGAACAAATCCCTCTGGTTGTTCTATATATATTTCTTCACATAAATCACCGTTCAATAATGTAGTTTTCATATCCATTTGATGCACACATAAATTATATATAGAGGCTAAAGCCAAAAGCACTCTTGTGGATGTTATTCGTGCAACATGAGCATatgtatcaaaataatcaataCCTTCCTTTTGTGTAAAACCTTTAGCAACCAATCTTGCCTTAAAGGTTTGTACACAACCATTGATATCATATTTTCTTCTAAATACCCATTTACAATCTATAGGTTTAGAACCAGTAGGAAGATCTACTATTATCCAAGTGTTGTTGGATAATGTAGAATCCATCTAATCATTTATAGCTTCTTTACAAAAAGCTGCATCTCTAAAAGACATtgcttctttaaaactttttggATCACTTTCAGTGCTTAATAAAATGGGTATACATTGATTGACTTTGCTCCTACTTCCTTCCACAAGAAATACAATGTCTTGTGAAGAAATAAAATCGGAGTCTAAATACTTTTCTCTTCTCACTAGTTGATTCCTCCGAGGTTCAACTTCATGATGAGAATCATCGCCTCTTTTCTTATTTATCATTTCAAAATTACTTTAAGTAGGAGAACTTGTGCTTTGTTCTTTTGTAGAATTCTCACTAGAATTATATtgaaatttattttctaaaaattcCACATGCACCGATTCTACATTAACATTTGTCTGGAAATTCAAAAGTCTATATGCTTTTGAGTTTTGAGCTTAACCAACAAATATGCTCCTAATACCTCTTGGACATAACTTTGATCTTTGAGGGTTAGGAACCTTATCAATGGGTCCGGAACCATAATAGCCCTATAAAAAtccttttgaaccaaaataccccaacaaaaaaaagagTTACAAAaatacctatagcgcagtattttactgcactaTAGCAGTAACGGAGACGAAGTCGTTAACCGCTATAGCGcattaatttactgcgctatagtgtatTTACACAGGtcatatagcgcagtaatttactgcgctatagtgcgtttgtttttttcttttttccaactcttttagttaacccttcttccattgtccttttaacgtattttgaccatagattaatcatgcttcgtgaccccgaaacatcaatattttatatagaaccctacttatttttgtgcgattaataagataggatcaatacatcaaggatacgcaaaagttcggatgggcgttttagtggctgaaaagtgTTCGAatgccattttcgtttgaaggttcggcgacattatcttgaagttctttgcgaatacttaaatttgttcatcaataattaatcaaaagtttctcaaaatgacaacatccatacaaaaaaaaaataaacttaattaaattgcaccattcattcataaccttgagtagatgaaaatacttaacatactaatattcttcaaaataacagcataatcatacaatcatcaaagtaagaaaaaatctttaaaaacattcatcaattaatgcccttgagttgatcttcccccA
Coding sequences:
- the LOC132627204 gene encoding 2-oxoisovalerate dehydrogenase subunit alpha 1, mitochondrial-like isoform X2 is translated as MMGFLKVLFSNSKLIPRSASTQPLGQFHALLGFSSKSLLSFSRFESTNIMKEQPSLFAEHDDDDYFQDMDFPGGKVPITPQMKFISESSEKRLPCYRVLDDDGYPIPGSIFEEVSKELAVKMYSSMVTLQTMDTIFYEAQRQGRLSFYLTTAGEEAINIASAAALSLDDFVLPQYREVGVIFWRGYPLQQIANQLFGNKFDYGKGRQMPCHHGSNELNYLTVSSPIATQIPQAAGVAYSLKMDKKEACAVVFLGDGSTSEGDFHAGLNFAAVLDAPVVFICRNNGWAISTPINEQFRSDGIASKGVAYGIRSIRVDGNDALATYSAIRAAREMAIKEQRPIIVEAMTYRVSHHSTSDDSTKYRPVEEIEHWKTAKSPISKFRKYIQRNGWWNDENESEHRGDIRKQVLQAIQAAEKVNKSSLTDLFTDVYDKLPLNLQDQEKSLRDAVKRSPKEYPSDVPI
- the LOC132627204 gene encoding 2-oxoisovalerate dehydrogenase subunit alpha 1, mitochondrial-like isoform X1, with amino-acid sequence MANLISKSRNFNHFFLSSRFHLLSLLNQRSSRTPSFTTVAGGGFIRSTATFSGHIFRPERYQSNKAGEQLSTIYYEEDGHHQNTHENQDMDFPGGKVPITPQMKFISESSEKRLPCYRVLDDDGYPIPGSIFEEVSKELAVKMYSSMVTLQTMDTIFYEAQRQGRLSFYLTTAGEEAINIASAAALSLDDFVLPQYREVGVIFWRGYPLQQIANQLFGNKFDYGKGRQMPCHHGSNELNYLTVSSPIATQIPQAAGVAYSLKMDKKEACAVVFLGDGSTSEGDFHAGLNFAAVLDAPVVFICRNNGWAISTPINEQFRSDGIASKGVAYGIRSIRVDGNDALATYSAIRAAREMAIKEQRPIIVEAMTYRVSHHSTSDDSTKYRPVEEIEHWKTAKSPISKFRKYIQRNGWWNDENESEHRGDIRKQVLQAIQAAEKVNKSSLTDLFTDVYDKLPLNLQDQEKSLRDAVKRSPKEYPSDVPI